In Tsuneonella dongtanensis, a single window of DNA contains:
- a CDS encoding site-specific integrase, which yields MKDEPLYLQKNPHGVYDYRRPIVAEDQTFWRGPNGAPKKEWSRSLRTKDRREAISRLADAADLFDAERDAQLARHRAEAAPERAMESDREREEREAAKAALAAQQARRDARRELRIEKRRRARMSTAELSPEEAAWHDLLQEREAELAELRQAIDGQRGANAALGGRNVPPHAAGSFEGTVSDLIAAYEADKAPSWSGSSKKAVQPVFRVLRDELGNRAVDGVNRQDARDLVKLVELLPTQIGKRRELAGLPIREAVTKGGKLGLPTIKPKTVNDVYLIHIAAMFNWAVKEQWIASSPFVGLQVHDPVDDADRRDAFTAEQLKTLFSSGPWGEPWTPNAGRVGDYWVPLLCLFHGFRNGEAAGVRVEDVGEEGGVPVVRITEYDGRTIKTTGSRGTLPVHPELLRMGFLDYAAARRAAKETLLFPEGVTNSRGQTGAKLAERFSKHVKRLGFTGRKLGMHSFRHNFEDRLRAAELPDRTALALARRAEAGSSRIYGDGLSARQKAVALSKVEYRGLSLSHLYKTDGPRLI from the coding sequence ATGAAGGACGAGCCGTTGTACCTCCAAAAAAACCCCCACGGCGTGTACGATTACCGCCGCCCCATCGTCGCCGAGGACCAGACCTTTTGGCGGGGGCCGAATGGCGCTCCTAAGAAAGAATGGAGCCGCTCGCTCCGAACCAAGGACCGGCGCGAGGCCATTTCCCGCCTTGCCGATGCAGCGGACCTGTTCGACGCGGAACGTGATGCTCAGCTTGCGCGGCACAGAGCCGAAGCAGCCCCAGAGAGGGCCATGGAAAGCGACAGGGAGCGCGAGGAGCGGGAAGCGGCCAAGGCAGCTCTAGCCGCCCAACAGGCGCGACGCGACGCTCGCCGAGAGCTGCGGATTGAGAAGCGCCGGCGCGCTCGAATGAGCACGGCCGAACTATCGCCGGAGGAGGCCGCTTGGCATGATCTCTTGCAGGAGCGAGAGGCGGAGCTGGCGGAGCTTCGGCAGGCCATTGATGGGCAGCGCGGGGCTAATGCGGCGCTCGGAGGGCGCAATGTGCCACCGCACGCGGCTGGTAGCTTCGAAGGAACTGTCAGCGACCTCATCGCCGCGTACGAGGCGGACAAGGCCCCCAGTTGGAGCGGCTCAAGCAAAAAGGCGGTCCAGCCGGTGTTTCGCGTTCTGCGCGATGAACTGGGAAACCGTGCGGTGGACGGCGTCAACCGGCAAGACGCGCGGGACCTAGTGAAGCTGGTGGAGCTGCTTCCCACACAAATCGGGAAGCGGCGCGAACTAGCTGGCCTTCCAATACGCGAGGCGGTTACGAAGGGCGGGAAGCTGGGGCTGCCGACCATCAAGCCCAAAACGGTCAACGATGTGTACCTCATACATATCGCGGCTATGTTCAACTGGGCGGTCAAGGAGCAGTGGATCGCCTCCAGCCCGTTTGTCGGCTTGCAGGTCCATGACCCTGTTGACGACGCCGACAGGCGAGACGCCTTCACCGCGGAGCAGCTCAAGACGCTGTTCTCCAGCGGGCCTTGGGGCGAGCCTTGGACGCCCAACGCTGGCCGTGTGGGCGATTATTGGGTCCCCTTGCTTTGCCTGTTTCACGGCTTTCGGAACGGCGAAGCGGCTGGCGTGCGGGTAGAGGACGTTGGCGAGGAGGGCGGTGTACCGGTGGTTCGCATAACGGAGTACGACGGGCGCACCATCAAAACGACCGGCTCTCGCGGTACGTTGCCGGTACACCCCGAACTGCTGCGTATGGGATTTCTGGATTACGCCGCAGCGCGCAGGGCTGCAAAGGAAACGCTGTTGTTCCCTGAAGGTGTCACGAACTCGCGTGGCCAGACGGGTGCCAAGCTGGCCGAGAGGTTCAGCAAGCACGTGAAGCGACTGGGCTTCACTGGGCGCAAGCTGGGGATGCACTCGTTTCGGCACAACTTTGAGGATCGGCTGCGCGCGGCGGAGCTGCCCGATAGGACGGCCCTTGCATTGGCGCGAAGGGCAGAGGCCGGGTCGAGCCGCATCTACGGCGACGGCTTGTCGGCTCGCCAGAAGGCGGTGGCGCTGTCCAAGGTGGAATACCGCGGACTGTCGCTGTCGCACCTCTACAAGACCGACGGACCCCGCCTTATTTAA
- the rlmB gene encoding 23S rRNA (guanosine(2251)-2'-O)-methyltransferase RlmB translates to MAKGERKRAMRGRAGRMQGGRGSGRASTGQVRLWGRHAVEAALKNPERSHRKLWATREGVASLDGELPSDFPVEWADGADLARLVARDAPHQGLVLECAPLDDVFLEDVVGDSDAPVLVLDQVTDPHNVGAILRSAAAFGAAAIVTQDRHAPPESGVVAKSASGALETVPWVRVVNLARALDELAEAGYWRIGLAGEAETTLAEALPTGPIALVLGAEGEGMRHNIAGHCDALARLPISDSMESLNVSNAAAVALYAIATRKR, encoded by the coding sequence ATGGCGAAAGGCGAACGCAAACGCGCGATGCGCGGACGGGCGGGACGGATGCAGGGCGGACGCGGCTCGGGCCGCGCGAGCACGGGCCAGGTGCGGCTCTGGGGCAGGCATGCGGTCGAGGCCGCGCTCAAGAACCCCGAGCGCAGCCACCGCAAGCTCTGGGCCACCCGTGAAGGCGTGGCATCGCTCGACGGTGAACTGCCGAGCGACTTCCCGGTCGAGTGGGCCGATGGGGCCGATCTCGCCCGGCTCGTCGCGCGCGATGCCCCCCACCAGGGTCTGGTGCTGGAATGCGCCCCGCTCGACGACGTCTTCCTGGAAGATGTCGTCGGGGATAGCGACGCGCCCGTCCTCGTGCTCGACCAGGTCACCGATCCGCACAACGTCGGAGCGATATTGCGCTCGGCGGCGGCATTCGGCGCTGCAGCGATCGTCACCCAGGATCGCCACGCTCCGCCCGAATCGGGCGTCGTCGCCAAATCGGCGAGCGGGGCGCTGGAGACGGTGCCATGGGTCCGCGTGGTCAATCTGGCCCGCGCGCTCGATGAACTGGCGGAAGCCGGATACTGGCGGATCGGGCTTGCTGGGGAAGCGGAGACGACCCTGGCAGAGGCCTTGCCGACCGGGCCGATTGCGCTCGTACTCGGGGCCGAGGGCGAAGGCATGCGCCACAACATCGCCGGGCACTGCGATGCACTGGCCCGGCTGCCGATATCGGATTCCATGGAAAGCCTGAACGTATCGAATGCGGCGGCAGTCGCGCTCTATGCGATAGCCACGCGCAAGAGGTAA
- a CDS encoding HU family DNA-binding protein — protein MGRIASAIARLIFDSGGKSHSSPRFHHHGDSAESRAVARSCKGEGMNKNDLIGSVAETAGLSKSDAASAVEGVFDAITAALKKGDEVRLVGFGTFTVARRKASTGRNPRTGEPMKIKASNQPKFKAGKVLKDSVN, from the coding sequence GTGGGGCGGATTGCATCCGCCATCGCCCGATTAATCTTTGACTCGGGCGGCAAAAGTCATTCAAGTCCGCGCTTTCATCATCATGGCGATTCTGCGGAGTCGCGTGCGGTCGCTCGCAGTTGCAAGGGGGAAGGAATGAACAAGAACGATCTCATCGGGTCGGTCGCGGAGACCGCGGGGCTCTCGAAGAGCGACGCGGCAAGCGCGGTCGAAGGCGTTTTCGATGCGATCACCGCCGCCCTCAAGAAGGGCGACGAAGTTCGCCTGGTCGGCTTCGGTACGTTCACGGTCGCCCGCCGCAAGGCTTCCACCGGGCGTAACCCGCGCACCGGCGAGCCGATGAAGATCAAGGCGTCCAACCAGCCCAAGTTCAAGGCCGGCAAGGTCCTCAAGGATTCCGTGAACTGA
- the lon gene encoding endopeptidase La: protein MNQLFPLLPLRDIVVFPGQVVSLFVGRTKSVAALEAAMEGDKDIFLLAQLDPATDDPTDDELYDVGVVAQVLQLLKMPDGTVRVLVEGGSRAQLVAMRPENGFVVAEVEVKQAETASGSEVVATMRQVVEQFGEYAKLNKKLGENAGQDLSEIDDAGDLADVIAAALQGKVSDKQALLTEPSPLKRLEMVMAIMEGELSVLQVERKIRGRVKRQMEKTQREYYLNEQLKAIQSELGGGDGEDGDEIAELTEKIAKLKLSKEARAKAESELKKLKTMQPMSAEATVIRNYLDVLLGLPWGKKSKLKRDIAKAQAILDEDHYALEKVKDRIVEYLAVQARTNKLKGPILCLVGPPGVGKTSLGKSIAKATGREFVRQSLGGVRDEAEIRGHRRTYIGSLPGKIVSNLKKAGTSNPLFLLDEIDKLGQDFRGDPASALLEVLDPEQNNKFQDHYLELDLDLSDIMFVTTANSLNLPQPLLDRMEIIRLEGYTEDEKVEIAERHLIPKQIEAHGLKSGEFTLTTEGLRDLIRYYTREAGVRTLEREIARLARKSLRKILEKQATEVVVTPENLGDFAGVRKFKHGMSEEEAQVGAVTGLAWTEVGGELLTIESVTTPGKGEIKTTGKLGEVMTESVAAAFSFVKARAPAYGIRPSLFQRKNIHIHLPEGAVPKDGPSAGVGMVTSIVSTLSGVPVRPDVAMTGEVTLRGRVLAIGGLKEKLLAALRGGIKTVLIPEENVKDLAEIPQNIKDGLEIVPVAHVDQVLERALTAPLESIDWSDADDLASQPGPATPGEGATAH, encoded by the coding sequence ATGAACCAGCTTTTTCCCTTGCTTCCCCTTCGCGACATCGTGGTCTTCCCCGGCCAGGTCGTCTCCCTGTTCGTCGGTCGCACCAAGTCGGTCGCCGCGCTCGAGGCGGCGATGGAAGGCGACAAGGACATTTTCCTCCTCGCCCAGCTCGATCCGGCGACCGACGATCCCACCGACGACGAACTCTACGATGTCGGCGTCGTCGCGCAGGTGCTCCAGCTGCTCAAGATGCCCGACGGCACCGTTCGCGTGCTCGTCGAGGGCGGATCGCGTGCCCAGCTCGTCGCCATGCGGCCGGAGAACGGGTTCGTCGTCGCCGAAGTCGAGGTGAAGCAGGCCGAGACGGCATCGGGCAGCGAAGTCGTGGCGACGATGCGCCAGGTGGTCGAACAGTTCGGCGAATATGCCAAGCTCAACAAGAAGCTCGGTGAGAATGCCGGTCAGGATCTCTCGGAGATCGACGACGCAGGCGACCTGGCCGACGTGATTGCCGCAGCGCTCCAGGGGAAGGTCAGCGACAAGCAGGCCTTGCTGACCGAACCCAGCCCGCTGAAGCGGCTCGAGATGGTCATGGCGATCATGGAGGGCGAGCTTTCGGTCCTGCAGGTCGAGCGAAAGATCCGCGGCCGCGTGAAACGGCAGATGGAGAAGACGCAGCGCGAATATTACCTCAACGAGCAGTTGAAGGCGATCCAGAGCGAACTGGGTGGCGGCGACGGTGAGGACGGCGACGAGATCGCCGAACTCACCGAGAAGATTGCCAAGCTGAAGCTCAGCAAGGAAGCGCGCGCCAAGGCCGAGAGCGAGCTCAAGAAGCTCAAGACCATGCAGCCGATGAGCGCCGAGGCGACCGTCATCCGCAATTACCTCGACGTGCTTCTCGGGCTGCCGTGGGGCAAGAAGTCGAAGCTGAAGCGCGACATCGCCAAGGCGCAGGCGATCCTCGACGAGGATCACTACGCGCTGGAGAAGGTCAAGGACCGGATCGTCGAATACCTCGCGGTCCAGGCGCGCACCAACAAGCTCAAGGGGCCGATCCTGTGCCTCGTCGGACCTCCGGGCGTGGGCAAGACGAGCCTGGGCAAGTCGATCGCCAAGGCGACGGGGCGCGAATTCGTGCGCCAGTCGCTGGGCGGCGTGCGCGACGAGGCCGAAATTCGCGGCCACCGCCGCACCTACATCGGCAGCCTTCCCGGCAAGATCGTCTCAAACCTCAAGAAGGCCGGCACCAGCAACCCGCTGTTCCTGCTCGACGAGATCGACAAGCTCGGTCAGGATTTCCGCGGCGACCCCGCCTCGGCACTGCTCGAGGTGCTCGACCCCGAGCAGAACAACAAGTTCCAGGATCACTACCTCGAACTCGACCTCGATCTCAGCGACATCATGTTCGTGACCACCGCGAACAGCCTCAACCTGCCGCAGCCCCTGCTCGACCGGATGGAGATCATCCGCCTCGAGGGATACACCGAGGACGAGAAGGTCGAGATCGCCGAGCGCCACCTGATCCCCAAGCAGATCGAGGCGCATGGCCTGAAGTCCGGTGAATTCACCCTCACCACCGAGGGCCTGCGCGACCTGATCCGCTACTACACGCGCGAAGCAGGCGTGCGCACGCTCGAGCGCGAGATTGCGCGCCTGGCACGCAAGAGCTTGCGCAAGATCCTGGAGAAGCAGGCGACCGAGGTCGTCGTAACGCCCGAAAACCTTGGCGACTTCGCCGGCGTGCGCAAATTCAAGCACGGCATGTCGGAGGAAGAAGCGCAGGTCGGCGCGGTCACGGGCCTGGCCTGGACGGAGGTCGGCGGCGAGCTGCTCACGATCGAGAGCGTCACCACGCCCGGCAAGGGCGAGATCAAGACCACCGGCAAGCTCGGCGAAGTCATGACCGAAAGCGTCGCCGCCGCCTTCAGCTTCGTAAAGGCGCGCGCGCCGGCCTACGGCATCCGCCCGAGCCTGTTCCAGCGCAAGAACATCCACATCCACCTGCCCGAAGGCGCCGTGCCCAAGGACGGGCCGAGCGCGGGCGTGGGTATGGTCACCTCGATCGTGTCGACCTTGTCGGGTGTGCCGGTGCGCCCCGACGTGGCGATGACCGGCGAGGTCACGTTGCGTGGCCGTGTACTGGCGATCGGCGGTTTGAAGGAGAAACTTCTCGCGGCGCTGCGCGGCGGCATCAAGACCGTCCTCATCCCCGAAGAGAACGTCAAGGACCTCGCCGAGATTCCGCAGAACATCAAGGACGGGCTCGAGATCGTGCCGGTCGCGCATGTCGACCAAGTCCTCGAACGCGCGCTGACGGCACCCCTAGAATCGATCGATTGGAGCGACGCCGACGACCTGGCCAGCCAGCCCGGACCGGCTACCCCTGGCGAGGGCGCAACGGCGCACTGA
- a CDS encoding spore coat U domain-containing protein: MTARPMAIATLAATLALAAPVCAEERSATMRVSLVIRPSCSVSASPMTFDASEGSGADAESRIAVACNGEVPFAVALDGGHNEAGSQRRLAGVSGFVPYTIFMDPARQRPWDRETAVPAVTSNGLHHLTAYGRVDGEATVGAGGSYTDTVTVTVAF, from the coding sequence ATGACTGCCCGGCCCATGGCAATCGCGACCCTTGCGGCAACCCTTGCGCTGGCAGCGCCGGTGTGCGCCGAAGAGCGGTCCGCGACGATGCGGGTCTCGCTCGTCATTCGGCCGAGCTGCTCGGTCAGTGCAAGCCCGATGACATTCGATGCAAGCGAGGGGTCCGGCGCGGACGCCGAATCGCGCATCGCGGTCGCCTGCAATGGCGAGGTGCCTTTCGCCGTCGCGCTCGACGGCGGGCATAACGAGGCGGGTTCGCAGCGGCGGCTGGCAGGGGTGAGCGGATTCGTGCCCTACACGATCTTCATGGACCCTGCCCGACAGCGGCCATGGGATCGGGAGACGGCCGTGCCGGCGGTGACCTCGAACGGGTTGCATCACCTGACGGCATATGGCCGGGTCGATGGCGAGGCGACGGTTGGGGCGGGGGGATCCTACACCGACACGGTGACCGTTACCGTCGCGTTCTGA